The window tgtaattgtactgtatttttattatacctctatatttttatataaaaaaaattaattttatagattttttttatccatcattggattatcatcaacaacttcatgtattgaaattacaatagtgtatttttgttgtttttttttataattttggcttgcaaggatgctttatgataggaatacaaCATGATAGCCTAGAAATGCCAAAtcagtaaaaaataattcaatattttgtcattttggtatattgtaatgtatcataatgttaatattttttcattgtaactatattgcatttgtattgtacttaTACTTTATAACTGAAATAATGGTTCTTTTACACAACCTTCAAACTACTAGGCATTCGACTCATCAtaccaaaataatacttatacaaaaaggtaacaaatttataacaaaaatatagtgctcttaactctttaacaaattcataataaaagacaAAGTGGTCTCGTACAAAGGGGATTTCAGTTTTCAATGACAAtccaaatatgtttataaatacACAAACAAAGTGGTCCCAAACAAGCATAAAACAACTGagaacattttttcttcaatcatgTCAAAAAGtcttaacaacaaaactaaagtgcaaaccttttcaatggaaatcaataataatcatatcaaacaacccacccagcaaataaattaaaaataaaaacacatcttcaatatgacctaaataatataaaaaaattcaaaataataaatttaaataacattttaaaaaaaatgtaatttctttttgaaaaccTCATTCAATATTTCAGATCTAATATCTTACAActacattgttaaaattattaacttttccttcattcaatccgatttttaaattatttatttatttttccataaactgacttttttttttgtattaaaaaaaaaaactgaccttTAATAGATTTCTTGCtagattcacaaaaaaaaaaaaagttttgtgTATCGGTTGCAGAGAATGACCTGAAGTGCGCACCTTTttcctttcccctttttcttctaCAACTCGGCTCCAGATAGGTTGAAGAAAGGGAGAATAAACTCTTTTCCAGATAGGTTAAAGAAAGGGAGAATAAACACTTTTTCACTTTCCGTTGCTTTTCACTTTCCTTGCTTTTCACTTAAGGGTAGTGTTggcatttaaataaaataagtccTTTGGAGGAATTATCATCATTTGACCTTACCCTTTACAAGACTTATCAAAGTTACCTACCCTTATTGGTGATTTATTCCCTcagcctacccttaagggtaattcCCCCTAAGGGGAAATGTAAGACTTAAGAATCTGCTACCACATGGGACCAATCAATAGCAGCCACGAGGCTATCAAGGGACCCACCTTAAATGTAACTAAACAACTACTAGCATTACATCATTGCATGGGTCAACCTCGAGTGGGGAAATGACCATCCCTAAGGGATGTTCAAAACACATCAATGTAATGGTCTAACCTTGTATTTAACCATGAAATGTTCGTACCTTAAAAACTTTACCAGAGTCATCATAAAAACAATCAAAGCATTAAAGATAAACATAATGATGTCATTAAAGACACCAAGTAACTAATGCATCCTTAACCCCAAAACAAAGAACAATTATAGAAAAGGAATTCCACTCAACGCAAGgtaccaaaaaatatatataaaaaaaaaacaatcgtatgaatcactttttttttttttttttggatctgTTTGTTACCCTTTCACCATTGactaatttttatctttttattgtCCTTTCACCATCAATTAACTTGACTATTAAAGAAGGGTCAACCTAAACAACCCCAcccttttcttttcccattGTGTCTCTTTGTTTCATAGGTGGAGCAGCATGTTTGGTTCAACATCATCCAAAATAggacaaataattaataagttgtaaaatacaaaaatcataagaagaaaaaaactaaaaattagaaACTAGAATGTTCTAAAAGAATTGAATAGGTTTTTTTATACaacaaattcttatattttatagcaaaaaaaaaaaaaaaacatttttaaggaTGTAAAATAAGTCAATagtttttatataagagttagAAAAATAGGAATACATCTgaactaaatttggaaaaataaaaaatagatcaaTGAGATGCAATCTATATTAgtttttactattttctatttttttttttaaacaaaaaagttATCTAAGCTATCactaagtttttattttataaacttttctttcatacatttttcaaacctatttttgtattatttttttctagaataaattaagaatttaaaatatataaacatttaaatatttttttgttatatcaaGTCTTTTCCTTGCTTATATAATAAATTAGATAAGAGTATGTTTGGTATATGAGAACGAGGAATgcaaatgaatattttgttttcattcctaTACCCTTTTGAATATGAATGCATTTGATAATTCTAATTCTTGTGTTTGGATGGATACCGGAATGTAATGTTGGAAtgataatttgttttaatttcaatgttaagtaaaaataaaaataaattgtaaaaaatatctGTAgatatagtttaaaataatttattttatttttatttaaaaaaatcctcacattttacataatttgaattttttttcgtttaaaaaaaatcctttatttatttttagttttttggctaaataataaaaacttatttgggCATgtgacttaaaaacaaaattgtttttaaaaaatttatactacCATTTGATTGGTACtctttagaaacaatttttaaaagcaaaggaaaatataaaattattcttccgattttttttattagagaaaataaatttcaaaccaagtgagactttgtattaaatttattaataagtttaataattttaaaaaataatttaaaactcaaaaaaatacataataactataaaaaaaaatatagcatTAATTAAGTATaataaatcttataatttttaagaataatttgaaattcaaaaacctaattaattgattatatattaaataaaataatttagaatgtcattttcataattaagtaataaatatatgcatataataaaattttgactcatttatactttaaaattttaaattttacgtgtttttatatatatttaaaatagaatagtaTGAGCAAtgaataattattctttatttttaacaaaataaattaattatgtttttataagatgttaatatcatatttttataatatttataaaagcatataaatggtattagaaattattaattctaaattattattatttattttaaacaaaataaatcaattaatgttgatattataatttttataatatttataaagaaatataatttatacttttattatattattagtattcatattttattaaaaactatatattttaaatttatttgtaattaaaaattatttttattcttaataaacatgaaataaatttagtttacattatataattgaatttataattttttattttttacaaaatcaaaataaaaaattatttttaaaaacaatttatctaaaaaaaaaagtctttagttttaaaatttttgaaaaattatttttaagaataacgTACCCAAGGGAATCAAGATGCTTCTTAGTGGGGATAAATTGAAATTCTACttataattgaattttatttttatttaaatcacTTTTAATTGCATTATCATCATTGTTTAAATTATCCAAACATGAAATTGAAGTTCATTAGGACATCAAACACGTCCTAAGGATCATAGGATGCTCTATTTGGATCGGCCCTTTTGAAACCAAAAggctatttttaattttaataaaataatttatttttatttagctattttttcaaagatattataattaaaaaatatttaatataatttttttaaaatattgcattttgtaaatattatattttcatttatataagaaattttttcatgttggattaaacttttataatattaatattactttaaaaaactgccaactttatttttttaaatattagtattacttttattattattgttgttgttattattattatttataaatgaaggttagaatataaataaaaaataaaaagaaaattacccATGTGTCCCCATGTCTTGCACATTTTTGTCATTATTGATGATTATTTGGTGGAGCATATTTGTATGTGAGAGGAACAAGTTCCAGCGTTGAAAAGGACATCTATCATCTTTCTTTTTGGATATACATGATCCACGGTATCTTTTacttttatgtgttttttttttctccagcACCCACCCTCTGGGTCTAAGCCAAAGTCTGACCCGGATCAATCAAATCACTACAAAATTTTCCAATCGAAAAAATTTAAAGGGGATTGAGTGGCTAAAATATCCATCGAGTTCAAAATCTAAatccttataaaaaaaaaaatgatgatataaaaaataaataaataaaagagataaagatataaaaaaaaccgGATGCATTAAACATCAACCGCAAGAGTCCAAATTGGTAGCACCTCTCCTCCTTACCTTCTCTATTGGTAAAGGAGACGtgatttccttttttaatatgaattctCCTCCTTACCTTATTTATTGGTGAAGGAGAGAAGCTGATAGGTGGCAGAAAACGtgatttcctttttaatattaatCCCATGATGGGGGTTATCAAAATCCCTTCAAATCCTCATCAtcattaaataacaaaattaagaaCGATTTGTTCGATAATGGCTTCTTTACTCCTACTCTATGATAGACGTGACGTGGCCAGATCATGTTGGAGATAAgggtatttaatttttgaaaacgaAAACGTATTTCCAATGTTATTTGccgtaaaaaaaaaacattggtaGATGGATAGGTTGTTTTATCCTTGTGAGAGAATTTGGAAAAGGGTGGAGACTGGATCGTAGTCAACACAATCACTCCATTATTTATGGATATAAAGCTAGAGTAGTCATAGGTGGGTGCGAGAGCGTAGGGAGTGAAGTGAAGTGGGTGTGGGTTGTGATCATCTGCAAAAATGGAGAAAAGGGTTGGTGTTAGTTTCATAGCTCTTGGATTGTTACTGACGATAGTGCCAATAGCAGTGGCTGTGAGGGGTGGGTTTTCCTCAGGAAGGAAGGAATTTGATGAGACAAGAAGAAATCTTCTGGCTAATGATCTGGGCATCACTCCACCCATGGGGTAACACTGCTTTACCATGATATCCTTCTCTAAAGCCTGTTTCTTTTCCTAATTTCATCAGATTGTACTGACCTTAATTAGATTATGGATGTTTTGTCTGTCTTCCATTTATCTAGATTTTGTGGGGTTTAACCAAATCTATTGTTTGGCATTAGGTGGAATAGTTGGAATCACTTCAACTGCAAGATTGATGAGAAAACCATCAAAGAAACTGGTCTGATTTCCATGATTTTCCTTACCcttattttccattttgtttttgtttttcttagtGTCATAGAAGTAGATTTTGAGTGAGTGATTTTTAATGctgatttatttgatttaagcATATTAGTTTGCTTGATCCATTTAGTATAGACAGTATGTGATTTGTGTTAATGGGCTATGGATTTTTTGGGTTCGACAGCTGATGCTCTGGTTGCAACTGGTCTTGTTAAACTTGGATATGAGTATGTTAACATAGGTATGTTGAAATCAAACAACTCTGTATATATTGTTTATTGGGATTTTTCCACATAATAACCAACcacaaatttcaatttcttgcTGATTAGATGATTGCTGGGCTGAGATAAACCGTGATGAAAAGGTCggttttaattctttattttttctatttcgtTGGTATTCATTGATATTCCAAGTTTTGGTTTGAAGAAACTAGGAGGAGTGTCACTGCATATTCATTCAGTATGTGCACTTAAAAAACATTTCGATTTCAGGGTACTCTGGTTGCTAAGAAATCCACATTCCCATCGGGCATTAAAGCTCTTGCGGACTACGTGCACAGCAAAGGTCTTAAGCTAGGAATCTACTCTGATGCAGGGTAACATGACTTTCTATTCAATGCCCTTTTCGGTTTCTTCTCTGTGGTTTCCACTTTGAAAAATTACTCTTTTGTCTCATATTTCCGTAATGCTTTGTTTGAATCTCTGAAAGTAGTAAGAAAAGGAtctgaaaatttttctttccttcccttTTCTCCCTTTCCTTATCATTTTTCCATCTGTCTTTTATGATTTAATAGGTGCCCAAATGTCTGAATGTGGTAGGACAAACAAAATCATGCAATAAATTCATTTAGTGCCCCATTATCTTTCTAATGGGCCTATGTGCAGCAGTGGTTTCTGGGATCCCAATcttctaacaaattttttgttataattgGCTTGGATGATGCTTTCTAATTTGTATTCCTTCTGTATGCTTTTCTAGTAAAAAAGACTTTGGCTAAAGAAGATAAATCTCCATGATTATAACAACTTAGACAAATGTATGCATCCTCCTCTGTTTTGCAGGTATTTTACTTGTAGCAAAACCATGCCTGGTTCACTGGGTCATGAGGAAAAAGATGCCAAGACCTTTGCTTCATGGGTATGACTACTAGTGATCTGTTTATGTATCATACTTAAGTCATTtacattaaatttttaagagaacacgaagaaaatagaataattaCAATTGATGAACATTGGTTTTGGCCATTATATAACAAAATCATGAAGTTATGCTCTTTGTTTGCAGggtattgattatttgaagTATGATAATTGCAACAATGATGGTTCTAGGCCTACTGATCggtatataattatttcttacaATTGCACTACTGACTTGTGCCTCATTCTCTCTGTGCTTGAGCATTCTGAttttttggtttgaactctACTAGTTTCCTTTTTATGTAGGTACCCTGTAATGACCCGTGCTTTGATGAAGGCAGGACGCCCAATCTTCTTCTCACTATGTGAATGGTAATCTTATTTTTCTCcacctatgttttttttttttccagtaaATATTTTCCCACTTTTGGTTGGTTTGATGTATTTTTTCTTTCGTTTGTTAGGGGAGATATGCATCCAGCTCTATGGGGTTCTAAGGTAGGAAATAGCTGGAGAACTACTAATGACATTGCAGATACATGGGACAGGTAGAAATCTTGTGCTCTTGTTAAGTTTATATATGATTATTGAAGGCAACAGTAGAGCTGGTTCATTTCAATTGTTTCTCTAATGCAGCATGATGTCTAGAGCTGATATGAATGATGTTTATGCTCAGTATGCAAGACCTGGTGGTTGGAATGGTTAGCATTATTCACCTCTAATCACAATATATTTCTGAAACTAGTAATTTCATGCAGACAGATAGATTTGTGATTTTCTTTGAAACACccttttttttgtgtgtgtgcgTGAAAATAGATCCTGACATGCTTGAGGTAGGAAATGGGGGAATGACTAATGATGAATACATAGTCCACTTCAGCATATGGGCTATTTCCAAGGTGGGGTCCTGAAATTTCCTTCTTTTGCACATGGATGCCTTCTTTCCCAGAGTCTGCTTGCTAACCAACTGAGGTAACATTGCAGGCTCCCTTACTCATTGGTTGTGACGTGAGAAACACAACAAAAGAAACACTAGATATCATTGGCAATAAGGAGGTCATTGCTGTTAACCAAGGTAATTGTATCTACTAATTTTCTAATAGGTTCGTATCTTTTTCATACATGATCCATTTATTGTAATCTTTCTCTAAATTTAACTTTCTGGTGATCTACAGATCCTCTAGGTGTTCAAGCTAAAAAGGTTAGGAGTGAAGGTGATCAGGAGGTAAAATTGCCGAATAAACTTATCATTCAGTGTCGTACTCTGCCTTGAAAGTGTTCCAGAAAAGTAACATTTGTATTTCCTTTTAACAGATTTGGGCAGGGCCCCTTTCAGACTATAGGGTAGCTTTACTCCTGGTCAATCGGGGTCCTTGGCGTTATTCCGTAACGGCCAACTGGGATGATATTGGACTTCCCACCGGAAC of the Vitis vinifera cultivar Pinot Noir 40024 chromosome 10, ASM3070453v1 genome contains:
- the LOC100245638 gene encoding alpha-galactosidase 1, whose product is MEKRVGVSFIALGLLLTIVPIAVAVRGGFSSGRKEFDETRRNLLANDLGITPPMGWNSWNHFNCKIDEKTIKETADALVATGLVKLGYEYVNIDDCWAEINRDEKGTLVAKKSTFPSGIKALADYVHSKGLKLGIYSDAGYFTCSKTMPGSLGHEEKDAKTFASWGIDYLKYDNCNNDGSRPTDRYPVMTRALMKAGRPIFFSLCEWGDMHPALWGSKVGNSWRTTNDIADTWDSMMSRADMNDVYAQYARPGGWNDPDMLEVGNGGMTNDEYIVHFSIWAISKAPLLIGCDVRNTTKETLDIIGNKEVIAVNQDPLGVQAKKVRSEGDQEIWAGPLSDYRVALLLVNRGPWRYSVTANWDDIGLPTGTVVEARDLWEHKTLEKRFVGSLTATMDSHACKMYILKPIS